One Papaver somniferum cultivar HN1 chromosome 10, ASM357369v1, whole genome shotgun sequence genomic window carries:
- the LOC113316464 gene encoding putative pentatricopeptide repeat-containing protein At1g12700, mitochondrial — translation MAQVFHLKQETDVDFSEAKLEAAVDKMCAGEKTKEHCNVESQQSEEQNNMKVDHGFCLLGEIIKRGHQPDVITLTTLIRWLCLQGKVDFAFKVFAQMTETGIQPNVFTCNTLVHGLSSTSELGLALQLKSKMPKWNCRPDVFSYCAIIDALCKGGLIDDALVLFSKMHRDLEVIPNVVVYSSLIGGLCNSGWLNEAKRLFDEMISRGISADVTAYTCIHGQQKEARRYFDEMIDQGILPDTITFIVRLVQVFGSPGIQLQGNPIPGIGFLRMRFLIQILLFG, via the exons ATGGCACAAGTATTCCATCTGAAACAAGAAACCGATGTAGATTTTTCAGAAGCAAAGCTTGAAGCTGCTGTCGACAAGATGTGTGCTGG CGAAAAAACAAAGGAGCACTGTAATGTTGAAAGCCAACAATCCGAGGAGCAAAACAACAT GAAAGTAGATCATGGGTTTTGCTTGCTTGGAGAGATCATAAAGAGAGGTCATCAGCCTGATGTTATCACATTAACTACACTGATTAGATGGTTGTGTCTTCAAGGAAAGGTTGATTTCGCATTCAAGGTGTTTGCTCAAATGACTGAGACAGGGATTCAACCTAATGTGTTTACCTGTAATACTCTTGTACATGGGCTTTCTTCAACTAGTGAACTGGGTCTTGCTCTTCAGCTAAAAAGCAAAATGCCAAAATGGAATTGCAGACCAGATGTTTTTTCGTATTGTGCAATAATTGATGCACTTTGTAAAGGAGGTTTAATTGATGACGCTTTGGTTCTCTTCTCTAAAATGCATAGAGATTTGGAAGTTATTCCCAATGTAGTTGTTTACAGTTCTTTGATTGGCGGACTTTGTAATTCAGGATGGTTAAATGAGGCAAAGAGACTCTTTGACGAGATGATCAGTAGAGGAATCTCTGCAGACGTAACAGCATATACTTGTATACATGGTCAACAAAAAGAAGCAAGAAGATATTTTGATGAAATGATTGACCAAGGGATTTTACCCGATACAATAACCTTTATAGTGCGTTTGGTTCAAGTTTTTGGAAGCCCGGGAATACAATTACAAGGTAATCCAATTCCTGGAATTGGATTCCTAAGAATGAGATTCCTGATTCAAATATTATTGTTTGGTTGA